Proteins co-encoded in one Halorussus lipolyticus genomic window:
- a CDS encoding aspartate aminotransferase family protein has translation MTGGFVYSEKPIRIESGDGVHLYDDTGDEYLDFGASYGVSAVGHCHPEVVSAVQNQVEKLAFVQASYPNSARDGLYDKLAAVAPGDLENVWLCNSGTEANEAALKFARSATGNSKIVAAQRGFHGRTMGSLSATWKPKYKTPFEPLAGDFEFVPYGDQQALAEAVDDQTAGVLLEPIQGEGGVNPAPEGYLQFAREITDETGSALILDEIQTGLGRTGALWACVKRGVVPDVLTSAKGLGGGLPVGATLCADWIAENAGPHGSTFSGGPVVSAAAEATLSVIADENLPENAAEIGSHLQSKLRGSELPIRTIRGEGLLVGAEVKRGANRLLKRLAMDHGILALPAGRTVVRLLPPLTVEESHANEVVAALESVLGEVSA, from the coding sequence ATGACCGGCGGGTTCGTCTACTCCGAGAAGCCCATCCGAATCGAGTCGGGCGACGGGGTTCACCTCTACGACGACACCGGGGACGAGTATCTCGATTTCGGCGCGAGTTACGGCGTCTCTGCGGTCGGCCACTGCCACCCCGAGGTCGTCTCGGCGGTCCAGAACCAAGTGGAAAAACTGGCCTTCGTGCAGGCCAGCTATCCCAACTCGGCGCGCGACGGCCTCTACGACAAGTTGGCGGCGGTCGCGCCCGGCGACTTGGAGAACGTCTGGCTCTGCAACTCCGGCACCGAGGCCAACGAGGCGGCCCTGAAGTTCGCCCGGAGCGCGACTGGCAACTCGAAAATCGTCGCGGCCCAGCGCGGGTTCCACGGTCGGACGATGGGGTCGCTCTCTGCGACGTGGAAACCCAAGTACAAGACGCCCTTCGAACCGTTGGCGGGAGATTTCGAGTTCGTGCCCTACGGCGACCAGCAAGCCCTCGCCGAGGCGGTAGACGACCAGACCGCCGGGGTCCTGCTGGAACCGATTCAGGGCGAGGGCGGGGTCAACCCCGCGCCGGAGGGCTACCTCCAGTTCGCCCGCGAGATTACGGACGAGACCGGTTCGGCCCTGATTCTGGACGAGATTCAGACCGGGTTGGGCCGGACCGGGGCGCTCTGGGCCTGTGTGAAGCGCGGCGTCGTACCCGACGTGCTGACCTCGGCGAAGGGTCTGGGCGGCGGCCTTCCCGTCGGCGCGACCCTCTGCGCCGATTGGATAGCCGAGAACGCGGGACCGCACGGTTCGACCTTCTCGGGCGGACCGGTGGTCAGCGCGGCGGCCGAGGCTACCCTCTCGGTCATCGCCGACGAGAACCTGCCCGAAAACGCCGCCGAGATTGGGAGCCATCTCCAGTCGAAACTAAGGGGTAGTGAGTTACCAATTCGCACGATTCGCGGCGAGGGACTGCTCGTCGGCGCGGAGGTCAAACGCGGCGCGAACCGCCTGCTGAAGCGTCTGGCGATGGACCACGGGATTCTGGCGCTCCCGGCGGGCC
- the argH gene encoding argininosuccinate lyase, giving the protein MSEEEPPSDVVRRDRFSGGPARGFLSSMDDDARIFTADLAVDRAHVVMLAEQGIVGEQEAATVLSALDDVESAGFSALPDGEDVHAAIETAVIERVGDVGGKMHTARSRNDEVATCIRYRLREDVLEAIEATLGLRGALAEVASDRAETVMPGYTHLQPAQPTTVGHYLLSYEEAISRDTARLFDAYGRVNQSPLGSAAFAGTPFDVDRERTAELLGFDGLVANSMDAVSTRDFLVEVVSSLANLATTVSGLAEDLVVFSNKGLVELADDYSSTSSIMPQKKNPDTLELVRATAGDAASGVNGLLTTLKGLPRAYNRDLQNATPHAWETVDAVSEAVAVAAGAAGTADWNEEVLADAAGEGFSTATGVADLLAMAGVPFRKAHEMVAESNQIVAIENENISQNEVKEAYLDALDATAEEILGDSLSAYVEREAVAAALDPEKSVSARDSTGGPAAEAVAQNLTTTEKRVADDEDALAAEREKLAAADDRLRQEVSRVA; this is encoded by the coding sequence ATGAGCGAGGAGGAACCTCCTTCGGACGTGGTTCGCCGGGACCGCTTCAGCGGCGGCCCCGCCCGCGGGTTCCTTTCCTCGATGGACGACGACGCTCGCATCTTTACAGCGGACCTCGCGGTTGACCGCGCCCACGTCGTGATGCTGGCCGAGCAGGGAATCGTGGGCGAGCAAGAAGCCGCGACTGTCCTCTCGGCGCTGGACGACGTGGAGTCGGCAGGCTTCTCGGCGCTCCCCGACGGCGAGGACGTTCACGCCGCAATCGAAACCGCGGTCATCGAGCGCGTCGGCGACGTGGGCGGGAAGATGCACACCGCCCGGTCGCGCAACGACGAGGTGGCGACCTGCATCCGGTACCGCCTCCGCGAGGACGTGCTTGAGGCAATCGAGGCCACGCTGGGCCTCCGCGGCGCGCTCGCGGAAGTCGCGTCGGACCGCGCCGAGACCGTGATGCCCGGCTACACCCACCTTCAGCCCGCACAACCGACCACCGTCGGCCACTACCTGCTGTCCTACGAGGAGGCGATTTCGCGGGACACCGCGCGTCTGTTCGACGCCTACGGTCGGGTGAATCAGTCTCCCCTCGGGTCCGCGGCGTTCGCCGGCACGCCCTTCGACGTGGACCGCGAGCGCACCGCCGAACTGCTGGGGTTCGACGGACTGGTGGCGAACTCGATGGACGCGGTTTCGACCCGCGACTTCCTCGTCGAGGTCGTCTCCTCGCTCGCCAATCTGGCGACCACGGTATCAGGGTTGGCCGAAGACCTCGTGGTCTTCTCGAACAAGGGCCTCGTGGAACTCGCCGACGACTACTCGTCCACGTCGTCCATCATGCCCCAGAAGAAGAACCCCGACACGCTCGAACTCGTCCGCGCCACCGCCGGAGACGCCGCTTCCGGGGTGAACGGCCTGCTGACGACGTTGAAGGGACTGCCCAGAGCGTACAACCGCGACTTGCAGAACGCGACTCCTCACGCGTGGGAGACCGTAGACGCCGTATCGGAGGCTGTCGCCGTCGCCGCGGGTGCCGCGGGAACCGCCGACTGGAACGAGGAGGTCCTCGCCGACGCCGCGGGCGAGGGGTTCTCGACGGCCACCGGGGTCGCCGACCTGTTGGCGATGGCCGGCGTGCCCTTCCGGAAGGCACACGAGATGGTGGCTGAGAGCAACCAAATCGTTGCGATAGAAAATGAGAACATTTCTCAGAACGAGGTAAAAGAGGCGTACCTCGATGCACTCGACGCGACGGCCGAGGAGATTCTGGGCGATTCCCTCTCGGCCTACGTCGAACGCGAGGCGGTCGCCGCCGCGCTCGACCCCGAAAAGAGCGTCTCAGCGCGCGATTCGACGGGCGGCCCCGCCGCCGAAGCGGTCGCTCAGAACCTGACAACGACTGAAAAGCGCGTCGCAGACGACGAGGACGCGCTGGCGGCCGAGCGCGAGAAACTGGCCGCGGCCGACGACAGACTCCGGCAGGAGGTGAGTCGCGTTGCCTGA
- a CDS encoding argininosuccinate synthase yields the protein MTDQSKVALAFSGGLDTTVCVPLLEEEYDHDEVIGVTVDVGQPESEFEEAAETAEALDLEHYVVDAKDAFAEQCLDAVKANATYQGYPLGTALARPVIAEAILEVAEDEDCDAITHGCTGKGNDQLRFEAVWRDSDLEVIAPVRELGLTREWEMEYADQKDLPVEGGNEGDWSIDTNLWSRSVEGDDLENPGYVPPEDIYEWTETPGQKEIETIEITFEEGKPVAIDSQEMPAVQLIEYLNDLAGSHGIGRTDMMEDRMLGLKVRENYEHPAATTLLNAHEALEGLVLTEEERAFKKQVDQQWAEKAYEGLLSAPLVDALDGFVDTTQEKVTGTVTVKFEGGQARPVGRESDYAVYSESAASFNTESVDGIAQSDATGVAKYHGFQSRLANEVTANAEAKKAELLTDGSGESEE from the coding sequence ATGACAGACCAATCGAAAGTCGCGCTCGCCTTCTCGGGCGGCCTCGACACCACCGTTTGCGTACCGCTACTCGAAGAGGAGTACGACCACGACGAAGTAATCGGCGTCACGGTAGACGTCGGCCAACCAGAATCCGAGTTCGAGGAGGCCGCGGAGACCGCCGAGGCCCTCGACCTCGAACACTACGTCGTGGACGCCAAGGACGCCTTCGCCGAGCAGTGCCTCGACGCGGTGAAGGCCAACGCGACCTATCAGGGTTACCCCCTCGGAACCGCACTCGCGCGCCCCGTTATCGCCGAGGCCATCCTCGAAGTCGCCGAGGACGAGGACTGCGATGCCATCACACACGGTTGTACCGGCAAAGGAAACGACCAACTGCGCTTCGAGGCGGTCTGGCGCGACTCCGACTTGGAGGTCATCGCCCCGGTCCGCGAACTCGGCCTGACCCGCGAGTGGGAGATGGAGTACGCCGACCAGAAGGACCTGCCCGTCGAGGGCGGCAACGAGGGCGACTGGTCCATCGACACCAACCTCTGGAGTCGCTCGGTCGAGGGCGACGACCTCGAAAACCCCGGCTACGTGCCCCCCGAGGACATCTACGAGTGGACCGAGACGCCCGGACAGAAAGAAATCGAGACTATCGAAATCACCTTCGAGGAGGGCAAACCGGTCGCCATCGACAGCCAAGAGATGCCCGCGGTCCAACTCATCGAGTACCTCAACGACCTCGCGGGGAGCCACGGGATTGGGCGCACCGACATGATGGAAGACCGCATGCTCGGTCTCAAAGTGCGCGAGAACTACGAGCATCCCGCCGCGACCACGCTCCTCAACGCCCACGAGGCCCTCGAAGGTCTCGTCCTGACCGAGGAGGAACGCGCCTTCAAGAAGCAGGTGGACCAGCAGTGGGCCGAGAAGGCCTACGAAGGCCTGCTGTCAGCGCCCCTCGTGGACGCCCTCGATGGGTTCGTGGACACCACCCAAGAGAAGGTCACGGGCACCGTCACCGTCAAATTCGAGGGCGGGCAGGCCCGCCCGGTCGGCAGAGAGAGCGACTACGCGGTCTACTCGGAGTCTGCGGCGTCGTTCAACACCGAATCGGTGGACGGCATCGCCCAGTCGGACGCGACCGGCGTGGCGAAGTACCACGGCTTCCAGTCGCGTCTGGCCAACGAGGTCACCGCGAACGCCGAGGCCAAGAAGGCCGAACTGCTGACCGACGGAAGCGGCGAGAGTGAGGAGTAA
- the argC gene encoding N-acetyl-gamma-glutamyl-phosphate reductase, producing the protein MPISDSAAEENETGQTLTATVVGGSGFAGGELLRLLAGHPNFDLTSATSREYAGKSVGSVHPNLRGTDLRFSDPEDLDSVDVLFSATPHGVSMAQIDEFSDSADTVVDLSADFRLNTEAQYDEWYDGHDAPEYLETAVYALPELHRDELPGADLIAGGGCNATATILGLYPLFEGDLLSGGEQIVADVKVGSSEGGASASKASSHAERSGVVRPYAPTGHRHEAEIEQELGTGVAFSAHAVDMVRGASATCHVFPDQPVSTGDLWGAFREAYDDEPFVRMTAGGSGVYRYPEPKAVAGTNYAEVGFEVDAENRRVVVFSAIDNLVKGTAGQAVHAVNVALGFEETAGLDFQGLHPVGSP; encoded by the coding sequence ATGCCCATCAGCGATTCGGCGGCCGAGGAGAACGAGACCGGCCAAACCCTCACCGCCACCGTGGTCGGCGGGTCTGGCTTCGCCGGCGGCGAACTCTTGCGGCTTCTCGCGGGCCACCCGAACTTCGACCTGACCAGCGCGACCAGCAGGGAGTACGCCGGCAAGTCGGTCGGGTCGGTCCACCCGAACCTCCGGGGCACCGACCTGCGGTTTTCGGACCCCGAGGACCTCGACTCGGTGGACGTGCTGTTCTCTGCGACTCCCCACGGCGTCTCGATGGCCCAAATCGACGAGTTCTCCGACTCTGCGGACACCGTGGTAGACCTCAGCGCGGATTTCCGCCTGAACACCGAGGCGCAGTACGACGAGTGGTACGACGGCCACGACGCCCCCGAGTACCTCGAAACGGCGGTCTACGCCCTGCCTGAACTCCACCGCGACGAGTTACCCGGCGCTGACCTCATCGCTGGGGGCGGATGCAACGCCACCGCGACGATTCTGGGTCTGTATCCGCTTTTCGAGGGCGACCTCCTCTCGGGCGGCGAGCAAATCGTCGCGGACGTGAAGGTCGGGTCCTCGGAAGGCGGCGCGAGCGCCAGCAAGGCGTCCAGCCACGCCGAACGCTCAGGCGTCGTCAGGCCCTACGCGCCGACCGGCCACCGCCACGAGGCCGAAATCGAGCAGGAACTCGGCACCGGCGTCGCCTTCTCGGCCCACGCTGTGGACATGGTTCGCGGGGCCTCTGCGACCTGCCACGTCTTCCCCGACCAACCCGTCTCGACCGGCGACCTCTGGGGTGCTTTCCGCGAGGCCTACGACGACGAACCTTTCGTCCGGATGACAGCGGGCGGGTCGGGGGTCTACCGCTACCCCGAACCCAAGGCGGTCGCGGGGACCAACTACGCCGAAGTCGGCTTCGAGGTAGACGCCGAGAACCGGCGCGTCGTGGTCTTCAGCGCCATCGATAATCTGGTGAAAGGTACGGCCGGGCAGGCGGTTCATGCCGTCAACGTCGCGCTCGGCTTCGAGGAGACCGCGGGACTCGACTTTCAGGGACTCCACCCGGTGGGAAGCCCATGA
- the lysW gene encoding lysine biosynthesis protein LysW has protein sequence MTECVQCGADVTLHDDAEVGEIVDCTTCGAELEVVERTPPVLDRAPELEEDWGE, from the coding sequence ATGACTGAGTGCGTACAATGCGGGGCGGACGTGACCCTGCACGACGACGCCGAAGTGGGAGAGATAGTAGACTGCACGACCTGCGGCGCGGAACTAGAAGTCGTCGAGCGAACCCCGCCAGTCCTCGACCGAGCACCTGAGCTCGAAGAGGACTGGGGGGAGTAA
- the lysX gene encoding lysine biosynthesis protein LysX, which yields MQIGLLYSRIRKDEKLLLAELRERGHEVVKIDVRDLQLALDEAPEILSGLDLVVDRCLATSRSLYATKFCEAYGVPVVNSAETAQTCADKVQNSLALAQSGVPTPATDVAFTKESAMESIESFGYPCVLKPVVGSWGRLMAKIDSRSAAEAILEHKATLGHYEHKVFYVQEFVDKPGRDIRVLAADGEPLSAMVRSSDHWLTNAAKGAETDAFELDAEAEKLVEQASDAVGGGLLGIDLMEVGGESESDYTVHEVNHTVEFKALNETTETDVPAEVVDWLEAKADEADEETKHEVVA from the coding sequence TTGCAGATTGGACTCCTCTACTCCCGAATCCGCAAAGACGAGAAGCTACTGCTGGCGGAACTCCGCGAGCGCGGCCACGAGGTAGTGAAAATCGACGTGCGCGACCTCCAACTCGCGCTGGACGAGGCCCCCGAAATCCTGTCGGGCCTCGACCTCGTGGTGGACCGGTGTCTCGCCACTAGCCGGAGCCTCTACGCCACCAAGTTCTGCGAGGCCTACGGCGTCCCGGTGGTCAACTCTGCCGAGACGGCCCAGACCTGCGCCGACAAGGTGCAAAACAGCCTCGCGCTGGCCCAATCCGGCGTCCCGACGCCCGCGACGGACGTGGCGTTCACCAAGGAGTCGGCCATGGAGAGCATCGAGAGCTTCGGCTACCCCTGCGTCCTCAAGCCCGTCGTCGGGTCGTGGGGTCGCCTGATGGCCAAAATCGACTCCCGGAGCGCCGCAGAAGCGATTCTGGAACACAAGGCCACGCTGGGCCACTACGAACACAAGGTGTTCTACGTCCAAGAGTTCGTGGACAAGCCCGGCAGAGACATCCGCGTGCTGGCCGCCGACGGCGAACCCCTCTCCGCGATGGTCCGGTCGTCGGACCACTGGCTGACCAACGCCGCGAAGGGCGCGGAAACGGACGCATTCGAACTCGACGCCGAGGCCGAGAAGTTAGTCGAACAGGCCAGCGATGCGGTCGGCGGCGGCCTGCTCGGAATCGACCTGATGGAAGTCGGCGGCGAGAGCGAATCCGACTACACCGTCCACGAGGTCAACCACACCGTCGAGTTCAAGGCGCTGAACGAGACCACCGAGACCGACGTGCCCGCCGAAGTGGTCGATTGGCTCGAAGCCAAGGCAGACGAGGCCGACGAGGAGACGAAACACGAGGTGGTCGCCTGA
- a CDS encoding 2'-5' RNA ligase family protein translates to MFSLNVPVPGEISRLAEELRPLLLDFETIRERHTLVCKRLGDAPAGGTPRLREQVRTALSGAPAFEARVSGIDYFERPPLGEGPVVYLAVESPGLRRLHGLLAEEFSVVEEFEGDDYVPHVTLARGGDVAAARRLADRDVDPVTWTVSRVALWDANYDEEVATFSLPG, encoded by the coding sequence GTGTTCAGCCTCAACGTCCCGGTTCCCGGCGAAATCTCCCGCCTCGCCGAGGAGCTTCGACCCCTCCTGCTCGACTTCGAGACGATTCGGGAGCGCCACACGCTGGTCTGCAAGCGTCTCGGCGACGCGCCCGCCGGCGGTACGCCGAGACTCCGCGAGCAAGTCCGGACCGCGCTCTCGGGCGCGCCGGCCTTCGAGGCCCGCGTCTCGGGCATCGACTACTTCGAGCGCCCGCCGCTTGGAGAGGGGCCGGTGGTCTATCTGGCGGTGGAGAGTCCCGGACTTCGGCGACTGCACGGACTCCTCGCCGAGGAGTTCTCGGTGGTCGAGGAGTTCGAGGGCGACGACTACGTGCCCCACGTCACGCTGGCGCGCGGCGGCGATGTCGCCGCCGCACGCCGACTCGCGGACCGGGACGTAGACCCCGTGACGTGGACCGTCTCGCGGGTGGCGCTCTGGGATGCCAACTACGACGAGGAAGTCGCAACGTTCTCGCTTCCGGGATAG
- a CDS encoding acetylglutamate/acetylaminoadipate kinase — MTQDTKFELEDAHEKLIDNDLGDDGLRTDGGVAGNEDQSAPIVVKIGGARAVEPEGALADIAHLIANGEDVVVVHGGSTAVDDTLSRLGEEPEYVETPGGVVGRFTDETTMEVFEMVLPGKLNTDLVADLQNEGVNAVGLSGTDGKLLTGPRKSAVKVVEDGRKKIRRGDHSGKIEAVNADLLSTLLAGSYVPVVTVPMLAEEHSDEGTASEFTPVNADADRAAAAIAGALGGELVVLTDVAGVYENPENPDSLIESAETPDEFSAVEDAAEGFMTKKIMAAEEALTGGADSVTIADANNRDPITAARTGHGTTIEPEAVR; from the coding sequence ATGACCCAAGACACGAAATTCGAACTCGAAGACGCCCACGAGAAGCTAATCGACAACGACCTCGGCGACGACGGTCTCCGGACTGATGGCGGAGTCGCCGGCAACGAGGACCAGAGCGCGCCAATCGTCGTCAAAATCGGCGGCGCGCGAGCAGTCGAACCCGAGGGGGCGCTGGCCGACATCGCCCACCTCATCGCAAACGGCGAGGACGTGGTGGTCGTTCACGGCGGTTCGACCGCAGTGGACGACACCCTCTCACGCCTCGGCGAGGAGCCAGAATACGTCGAGACCCCCGGCGGGGTGGTCGGGCGCTTCACCGACGAAACCACGATGGAGGTCTTCGAGATGGTGCTTCCGGGCAAACTCAACACCGACCTCGTGGCGGACCTCCAGAACGAGGGTGTGAACGCGGTCGGTCTCTCTGGAACCGACGGAAAGCTTCTGACTGGCCCGCGCAAGTCGGCGGTGAAGGTCGTCGAAGACGGTCGGAAGAAAATCCGCAGAGGCGACCACTCCGGCAAAATCGAGGCGGTCAACGCTGACTTGCTCTCGACCCTGCTGGCCGGAAGCTACGTCCCGGTCGTCACAGTGCCGATGCTGGCCGAGGAGCACTCCGACGAGGGGACCGCCAGCGAGTTCACGCCGGTCAACGCCGACGCCGACCGGGCGGCCGCCGCTATCGCCGGCGCGCTCGGGGGCGAGTTGGTCGTGCTGACCGACGTGGCGGGAGTCTACGAAAATCCCGAGAATCCCGACTCGCTCATCGAGAGCGCAGAGACCCCCGACGAGTTTTCAGCAGTCGAGGACGCCGCCGAGGGGTTCATGACCAAGAAAATCATGGCGGCCGAGGAGGCCCTGACCGGCGGCGCAGACTCGGTGACGATTGCGGACGCGAACAACCGCGACCCCATCACCGCGGCCCGGACCGGCCACGGGACCACCATCGAACCGGAGGCAGTCAGATGA